In Bacillus sp. BGMRC 2118, a genomic segment contains:
- the plsY gene encoding glycerol-3-phosphate 1-O-acyltransferase PlsY: MLEVIIIILAYLIGSIPSGLLVGKIGYGIDIREHGSGNLGGTNTFRTLGKKAGFIVTISDILKGTLATALPLFFGLGMEEIHPLLVGTFAVIGHMYPIFANFKGGKAVATSGGVLLLYSPLMFITMLAVFLLCILITKYVSLSSMLTGIYTLTYSIFTGDIPLILVISLLVIFIFYRHRMNIRRILDKTEPKVHLLKSKSKHS, from the coding sequence ATGCTCGAAGTAATCATAATTATCCTCGCCTATTTGATTGGTTCCATTCCTTCAGGATTATTAGTTGGGAAGATAGGCTATGGCATTGATATAAGAGAACATGGAAGCGGAAATCTCGGAGGTACGAATACATTTCGTACGTTAGGGAAGAAAGCAGGTTTCATTGTTACGATATCTGATATTTTGAAGGGAACATTAGCTACCGCCTTGCCATTATTTTTCGGCCTTGGCATGGAAGAAATCCACCCACTCTTGGTCGGAACATTTGCTGTAATTGGTCACATGTATCCTATATTTGCAAACTTTAAAGGCGGGAAGGCAGTCGCGACTTCCGGTGGAGTACTACTTTTATATAGTCCATTGATGTTTATCACCATGCTGGCTGTATTTTTACTGTGTATACTCATTACAAAATATGTTTCTTTGTCTTCCATGCTTACTGGAATATACACATTAACTTATAGCATTTTCACTGGAGATATACCTTTAATACTAGTCATTAGTCTATTAGTAATTTTTATCTTTTATCGACACCGAATGAACATAAGACGTATCTTGGATAAAACAGAACCAAAGGTACACTTACTTAAAAGTAAAAGCAAGCACTCATAA
- a CDS encoding CoA-binding protein, with protein MTINNPSREEIGKLLKNAKRIAVVGLSNNPERTSYMVSEAMQKAGYEIVPVNPQITEVLGVKSVPSLKDIEGHIDIVNVFRRSEYLLDLAKEFLEIDADIFWSQLGVEDEKAYKLITENGYLAIMNRCIKVEHALTK; from the coding sequence ATGACAATTAACAATCCAAGTCGTGAAGAAATTGGAAAGCTATTAAAGAATGCAAAACGAATTGCGGTTGTCGGACTTTCTAATAATCCTGAGCGTACTTCATATATGGTCAGTGAAGCAATGCAAAAGGCAGGTTATGAAATCGTGCCAGTTAATCCGCAAATAACAGAAGTATTAGGGGTGAAATCTGTTCCTTCTTTAAAGGATATCGAAGGTCATATAGATATCGTCAACGTATTTCGACGTTCAGAATACTTACTAGATCTAGCAAAGGAATTTTTAGAAATTGATGCAGATATTTTTTGGTCTCAGCTTGGTGTGGAAGATGAAAAAGCGTATAAGTTGATAACAGAAAATGGATACCTTGCCATAATGAACCGTTGTATTAAGGTTGAACACGCACTGACAAAATAA
- the parE gene encoding DNA topoisomerase IV subunit B, translating to MVRQQQQFDYNDEAIQVLEGLEAVRKRPGMYIGSTDSRGLHHLVYEILDNSVDEALAGYGDTIIVKIHKDNSISVQDKGRGMPTGMHKMGKPTPEIIFTVLHAGGKFGQGGYKTSGGLHGVGASVVNALSEWLEVTIKRDGFVYKQRFEEGGKPVTTLEKTGTTKQTGTHIHFKPDPTIFSATIYSYDTLSERLRESAFLLKGLKIELIDERHDQHDVYHYENGISAFVEYLNEEKDALHHVVSMEGIVNDIEVEFAFQFNDAYSETVLSFVNNVRTKDGGTHEAGAKSALTRVFNEYARKVSLLKEKDKNLEGADIREGLAAIVSVRIPEAILQFEGQTKGKLGTSEARSAVDAVVSEKLAYFLEENPDISSLLIKKAIKAFQAREAARKAREDARSGKKKKRSEAVLSGKLTPAQSRNPQKNELYLVEGDSAGGSAKQGRDRRFQAILPLRGKVINTEKAKLADIFKNEEINTIIHAIGGGVGTDFSVEDINYDKVVIMTDADTDGAHIQVLLLTFFYRYMKPLLEAGKVYIALPPLYKVSKGTGKKEVIEYSWSDDTLKDAIKKVGKGYTLQRYKGLGEMNADQLWDTTMNPETRTLIRVRIDDAARAERRVTTLMGDKVEPRRKWIETNVDFGMEEESNLPNAKISTLEEV from the coding sequence TTGGTAAGGCAACAACAACAATTCGATTATAATGATGAGGCCATTCAGGTACTTGAAGGTCTGGAAGCAGTAAGAAAAAGACCTGGTATGTACATTGGAAGCACAGACTCTAGAGGTCTACATCACCTTGTATATGAAATACTGGATAACTCTGTAGACGAAGCCCTTGCAGGATACGGTGATACAATTATTGTAAAGATACATAAAGATAATAGTATTTCCGTACAAGATAAAGGACGTGGGATGCCAACAGGTATGCACAAAATGGGGAAGCCAACTCCTGAAATCATTTTTACTGTTCTTCATGCCGGTGGGAAATTTGGACAAGGGGGCTATAAAACGAGTGGTGGATTACACGGTGTTGGTGCGTCTGTTGTAAATGCACTGTCTGAATGGTTAGAGGTAACAATTAAAAGAGATGGTTTTGTGTATAAGCAGCGTTTTGAAGAGGGAGGAAAGCCTGTTACAACCCTGGAGAAGACCGGGACAACAAAGCAAACAGGCACTCATATTCACTTCAAGCCTGATCCGACCATTTTTAGTGCTACCATATACTCATATGATACATTAAGTGAGCGACTCCGAGAATCAGCCTTTTTATTAAAAGGATTAAAAATAGAATTAATTGACGAACGTCATGATCAACATGATGTATATCATTATGAAAACGGAATATCAGCATTTGTAGAATACCTAAACGAAGAAAAGGACGCCCTTCATCACGTTGTGTCTATGGAAGGGATCGTAAACGACATTGAAGTGGAATTTGCTTTTCAATTTAATGATGCTTACTCTGAAACGGTACTATCCTTCGTAAACAATGTTCGTACAAAAGACGGAGGCACACATGAGGCTGGTGCAAAATCGGCTTTAACTCGTGTGTTTAACGAATACGCTAGAAAGGTTAGCTTGTTAAAGGAAAAAGACAAAAACCTTGAAGGTGCAGATATTCGAGAGGGCCTAGCAGCCATTGTATCAGTTAGAATTCCTGAAGCAATCCTACAATTTGAAGGACAAACAAAAGGAAAGTTAGGTACAAGTGAGGCGCGTTCCGCGGTAGATGCTGTCGTATCAGAGAAGCTTGCTTATTTCTTAGAGGAGAATCCTGATATTAGCTCTTTACTGATCAAGAAGGCGATAAAGGCATTTCAAGCACGTGAAGCAGCTAGAAAAGCAAGAGAGGATGCACGTAGCGGGAAAAAGAAAAAACGCTCAGAGGCCGTTCTAAGTGGAAAGCTGACACCTGCACAATCACGTAACCCTCAGAAAAATGAACTATACCTTGTAGAGGGTGACTCTGCCGGTGGTTCTGCGAAGCAAGGCCGTGATCGTCGCTTCCAAGCGATCCTTCCATTACGAGGTAAAGTTATTAATACCGAAAAGGCTAAGCTTGCCGATATATTTAAGAATGAAGAAATCAATACAATCATTCATGCTATTGGTGGAGGAGTAGGGACAGATTTCTCAGTAGAAGATATTAACTACGACAAGGTTGTCATTATGACCGATGCTGATACAGATGGTGCACATATTCAAGTATTATTACTGACGTTTTTCTATCGCTATATGAAGCCTTTACTAGAAGCGGGAAAGGTGTATATTGCACTTCCACCACTTTACAAAGTTAGTAAGGGGACTGGGAAAAAAGAAGTCATTGAATATTCATGGTCTGATGATACGTTGAAAGATGCCATTAAAAAAGTAGGAAAAGGCTACACACTTCAACGTTATAAGGGACTTGGAGAAATGAATGCAGATCAATTATGGGATACAACGATGAATCCAGAGACAAGAACGTTAATTCGTGTGAGAATTGATGATGCAGCAAGAGCAGAGCGTCGTGTGACAACATTAATGGGTGACAAGGTTGAACCTCGTCGTAAGTGGATCGAAACAAACGTTGACTTCGGTATGGAAGAGGAATCGAATCTGCCAAACGCAAAAATTTCGACCCTCGAGGAGGTTTAA
- a CDS encoding amidase, whose protein sequence is MENILDYDASTLAQKIRIREITSLEATQTYIEHLNRINPSINCLVEDRFQAAIEEARRCDEQIESGNAKGKLFGVPISMKEAFDVQGMRTTGGLVSRKTHVATSDAVIVHKLKKEGAIILGKSNTPSLCFCQETDNKLYGRTNNPWDLNRTAGGSSGGEGALIAVGGASVGVGSDIGGSIRFPAHFNGVVGFRSGNKQVSQKGHFPYADHPFQEVMQGIGALAKSVDDAELIHRIISQQVGQKVDVTQFHLVIPDVHHDYPMTQETASTVNLVRNYFINQEKHSVEVTYPTFFTQLSLMWQLIMSIDGGESIRQVIEHHPLGVLKEFVKERVTKKSAMHSYLSWALIGARLFKPSKRKRERLRSDLEKAQEELQSYLHHKVLILPVYHSTALPHGKLYNEIFSIRKTFKDYMPYVSFANVLGLPALVVPIGEDRNGLPISVQLISLVGNEEALFYFGRKLESSFRGYVRCDLHD, encoded by the coding sequence ATGGAGAATATACTAGACTACGATGCCTCTACGTTAGCACAGAAAATAAGAATAAGAGAGATTACGTCACTAGAAGCAACTCAAACATACATTGAACATCTGAATCGAATCAATCCATCAATCAATTGTTTAGTGGAAGACCGTTTTCAGGCAGCCATAGAAGAAGCAAGACGTTGTGATGAACAGATAGAATCCGGTAATGCTAAGGGAAAGCTGTTTGGTGTTCCTATTAGTATGAAAGAAGCTTTTGATGTTCAGGGAATGAGGACTACAGGGGGACTAGTTTCTAGGAAAACTCATGTTGCAACAAGTGATGCTGTTATTGTACATAAGCTTAAAAAAGAAGGTGCAATCATTCTTGGAAAAAGCAATACTCCTTCTCTCTGTTTTTGTCAGGAGACCGATAATAAACTATATGGTAGAACGAATAACCCCTGGGACTTAAATCGTACGGCAGGTGGTTCAAGTGGAGGGGAAGGTGCCCTGATTGCTGTAGGTGGAGCAAGTGTTGGAGTAGGATCAGATATTGGTGGTTCCATCCGTTTTCCTGCCCATTTTAATGGGGTCGTTGGCTTTCGTTCGGGAAATAAGCAAGTATCCCAGAAAGGGCATTTTCCGTATGCTGATCATCCCTTTCAAGAAGTGATGCAAGGAATTGGAGCGTTGGCAAAGTCAGTAGATGATGCCGAGCTCATTCATAGGATTATTAGTCAACAAGTCGGACAAAAAGTAGATGTAACTCAGTTTCATTTAGTCATACCTGATGTTCACCATGATTATCCAATGACTCAGGAGACGGCATCAACCGTCAACCTAGTAAGAAACTACTTCATTAACCAGGAAAAGCATTCAGTAGAGGTTACATATCCTACTTTCTTCACTCAATTGTCTCTTATGTGGCAGTTGATCATGTCAATTGATGGTGGAGAAAGTATCCGTCAAGTAATAGAGCATCATCCACTCGGTGTACTGAAAGAATTTGTGAAGGAAAGGGTAACAAAAAAGTCAGCTATGCACTCCTATTTATCCTGGGCTCTAATCGGTGCAAGGTTGTTTAAGCCTTCTAAAAGAAAAAGAGAGAGACTAAGGTCTGATCTAGAAAAGGCACAAGAGGAACTGCAGTCATATCTTCATCATAAGGTTCTTATTCTTCCTGTTTATCATTCTACTGCATTACCCCATGGAAAGCTTTATAATGAAATTTTTTCTATTCGTAAAACATTTAAAGACTATATGCCGTACGTATCTTTTGCCAATGTCCTTGGACTTCCTGCACTAGTTGTACCGATAGGCGAAGACAGAAATGGTTTGCCGATATCCGTGCAACTAATCAGCTTAGTTGGTAATGAAGAGGCACTATTTTATTTTGGGAGAAAGCTAGAATCGTCGTTCAGAGGTTATGTCAGGTGTGATTTGCACGATTAA
- a CDS encoding DNA topoisomerase III, which produces MKVIIAEKPDQGSTLASPFKSKKYQGYIEIYPNSTFPDGAYVTWAIGHLCQLVAPEKYKPEWKRWSVQNLPIIPGKFQYEVEKSKYKQYQVVKTLLSKKEVTEIIHAGDAGREGELIVRNIINHSGVKKPMKRLWISSLTKKAITDGFEKLLQEQDTRSLFYEAYTRACADWVIGMNASRIYSLLLKKKGIEDVFSAGRVQTPTLALIVKRELEIEQFKSEPFWEVLATFKMDGKKYEGKWHKDNESRINEEEMAQKIAAFCQKKPARVEEMETERKEYQPPLLFNLSSLQATANKRYKLSPKKTLDTLQQLYQKGIVSYPRSDSSFVTPGEAETFPDILGKISKLESYQDLFPLPIQSVKDNKRYVNEKKVTDHYAIIPTEQVVDPAKLSGDEQKIYDLVIRQLLAAHHDKAIFDYTTITTLVDERAKFISKGKQQIQEGWRKVIFQDDQEKETILPIVEKNEIGIVSNVKVKEGKTQAPKRYTEGQLITLMKTAGKHLEDGELEKVLMKTEGLGTEATRAGIITMLKDRKYIDVKKNQVFATDKGKVLIRAIGDKILASPEMTAKWEQRLSEIGTGKASPAVFMEQIKKLSEKIIQDAISTSQSWDFEGLNVTSIQRKKSTKSFSNEIVGKCKLCDGQVVDKGSFYGCSNYSKTKCTFTLSKLILGKKITSAQIKKLLETGKTDIIKGFKKGDKPFDASLRLTEDHHKVTFMMNEPPLVEQT; this is translated from the coding sequence ATGAAAGTAATCATTGCAGAAAAACCAGACCAAGGGAGTACACTTGCTTCTCCTTTTAAGTCAAAGAAATACCAAGGATATATTGAAATTTATCCGAATTCTACTTTTCCTGATGGTGCATATGTGACATGGGCAATCGGGCATTTATGTCAGCTTGTGGCTCCCGAGAAATATAAACCTGAATGGAAGAGATGGTCCGTTCAAAACCTGCCGATCATCCCAGGTAAGTTTCAATACGAAGTAGAAAAATCGAAATATAAGCAATACCAAGTTGTCAAAACATTGCTATCCAAAAAGGAAGTAACCGAAATTATACACGCAGGAGATGCAGGGAGGGAAGGTGAGCTAATAGTTCGTAATATCATCAACCATTCCGGTGTGAAAAAACCAATGAAACGTTTGTGGATTTCTTCACTTACGAAAAAGGCCATTACTGATGGCTTTGAGAAGCTACTCCAAGAGCAGGATACACGAAGTCTTTTTTATGAAGCTTATACAAGGGCTTGTGCAGACTGGGTAATCGGCATGAATGCTTCTAGAATATATAGCCTATTATTAAAGAAAAAAGGCATTGAAGATGTCTTTTCAGCAGGTCGTGTACAAACTCCAACACTTGCGCTAATAGTAAAACGGGAACTTGAGATTGAACAATTCAAATCAGAGCCGTTTTGGGAAGTGCTTGCCACCTTTAAAATGGACGGAAAGAAATACGAAGGAAAATGGCATAAAGATAATGAGTCTAGGATTAATGAAGAAGAAATGGCACAAAAGATTGCTGCTTTTTGCCAAAAGAAACCTGCTAGAGTTGAAGAGATGGAGACAGAACGGAAGGAATATCAACCTCCTCTACTATTCAATTTGTCATCATTACAAGCGACAGCTAATAAGCGGTACAAGCTCTCGCCTAAAAAGACGCTCGATACATTACAACAGCTTTACCAAAAGGGAATTGTGTCTTATCCTCGTTCTGATTCATCATTCGTAACGCCGGGGGAAGCTGAAACCTTCCCGGATATCTTAGGGAAAATTAGTAAACTAGAATCCTACCAGGATCTTTTTCCGTTACCGATTCAATCAGTAAAAGACAATAAACGCTATGTAAATGAGAAGAAGGTTACTGACCACTATGCAATTATTCCTACAGAGCAGGTTGTGGATCCTGCTAAACTATCTGGCGATGAACAGAAAATTTATGATTTAGTTATTCGACAGTTGTTAGCCGCACATCATGATAAAGCAATTTTTGATTATACAACGATTACGACTCTTGTTGATGAAAGAGCTAAGTTTATTTCAAAAGGAAAACAGCAGATTCAAGAGGGCTGGAGAAAGGTTATTTTTCAGGATGATCAAGAGAAAGAGACAATTCTACCTATAGTAGAGAAAAATGAAATAGGAATCGTCTCCAATGTTAAGGTGAAAGAAGGCAAAACCCAAGCTCCGAAACGATATACGGAAGGTCAGCTTATTACACTCATGAAGACTGCAGGCAAACATCTAGAAGACGGAGAACTTGAAAAGGTCCTCATGAAGACAGAAGGATTAGGAACAGAAGCAACGAGAGCTGGAATTATAACAATGCTCAAGGACCGCAAGTATATTGATGTAAAGAAAAACCAAGTATTTGCGACAGATAAAGGAAAGGTTTTAATTCGTGCAATTGGGGATAAAATTTTGGCATCACCTGAAATGACAGCAAAATGGGAGCAACGTCTCTCAGAGATTGGCACCGGTAAAGCATCACCTGCTGTATTTATGGAACAAATTAAAAAGCTCTCAGAGAAGATTATACAAGATGCGATTTCCACTTCTCAGTCATGGGATTTCGAGGGGTTAAATGTAACATCCATCCAAAGAAAGAAATCGACGAAATCTTTCTCGAATGAAATCGTAGGGAAGTGTAAATTGTGTGATGGTCAAGTTGTCGATAAAGGATCATTTTATGGATGCTCAAATTATTCAAAAACAAAGTGTACGTTTACATTATCAAAACTAATACTAGGGAAAAAGATTACGTCTGCCCAAATTAAGAAATTACTCGAAACTGGAAAAACCGATATTATAAAAGGCTTTAAAAAAGGGGACAAACCATTTGATGCCTCATTAAGGCTGACAGAAGATCATCATAAAGTTACATTTATGATGAATGAGCCTCCATTAGTTGAACAAACATAA
- a CDS encoding DEAD/DEAH box helicase: protein MQDFIQLGISEKRQDKLRTIGIASPTPVQQQAIPHLLNGNDVITQAQTGTGKTISFILPILEKIRPQEETIQALVITPTRELALQITNEFQKLKSEDMNILAVYGGQDVEKQLKSLRGAVHIVVGTPGRLLDHIRRETIHLQDVSMLVLDEADQMLHIGFIHEVETIIQEVNTTRQTMLFSATLSPDVIQLAKKYTSNPVTIKINEDRKTLDEIKQLVYETTDRAKQATLVEILKQHRPYLAVIFCRTKRRVSKLNEELKAKGINCDELHGDLSQAKRERVLKSFRQADIQYLIATDVAARGLDIEGVTHVFNYDIPEDVDSYIHRIGRTGRAGGHGIAITTVAHKDFDLLHAIEKGIGMKIPRRKIEVDPSLYREEDARKSREKNNKTSGNRQSRGRSDQRSSREHREQREKKREQRASQSSRSTRNSSAHKGNSPRGAGRKSVGRPSIVKGRGNAK, encoded by the coding sequence TTGCAGGATTTTATACAATTAGGAATATCAGAGAAAAGGCAGGATAAACTTCGGACAATCGGAATTGCGAGTCCAACACCTGTTCAGCAACAAGCCATTCCACATTTATTAAATGGCAATGATGTCATAACGCAGGCGCAAACAGGCACGGGAAAAACAATTTCTTTTATCCTACCAATTTTAGAGAAAATTAGACCACAGGAAGAGACGATACAAGCTCTAGTCATTACACCAACAAGAGAACTTGCCCTTCAAATTACAAATGAATTTCAGAAGCTGAAATCAGAAGATATGAACATTCTTGCTGTATATGGTGGACAAGATGTTGAGAAACAATTGAAAAGCTTACGTGGAGCAGTTCATATTGTTGTTGGAACACCAGGCAGACTATTGGATCATATTCGTCGTGAAACCATTCATTTACAGGATGTTTCGATGCTAGTGTTAGATGAAGCCGATCAAATGCTTCATATTGGTTTCATACATGAAGTGGAAACGATCATCCAAGAGGTAAATACAACTCGTCAAACGATGTTGTTTTCGGCGACCCTTTCACCAGATGTAATTCAACTTGCAAAAAAATATACATCAAATCCAGTGACAATTAAGATCAACGAAGACCGTAAAACGTTAGATGAAATAAAGCAACTTGTATATGAAACAACAGATCGTGCAAAACAAGCAACATTGGTTGAAATTTTAAAGCAGCATCGACCATATTTAGCGGTTATCTTTTGCCGAACCAAAAGAAGAGTATCCAAGTTAAACGAGGAATTAAAGGCAAAAGGAATCAATTGTGATGAACTTCATGGAGATTTATCACAAGCAAAGAGAGAGCGTGTGTTGAAGAGCTTTAGGCAGGCAGACATACAATATTTGATAGCAACTGACGTAGCTGCACGGGGCTTAGACATTGAAGGTGTTACTCACGTATTTAATTATGATATTCCCGAAGATGTTGATAGTTATATCCATCGTATCGGCAGGACAGGAAGAGCTGGTGGACATGGGATAGCTATTACAACAGTCGCGCATAAGGACTTCGATTTATTGCATGCCATTGAAAAAGGGATTGGCATGAAAATACCACGCAGAAAGATTGAAGTAGATCCGAGTTTATATCGAGAAGAAGACGCCCGAAAATCTCGTGAAAAAAACAATAAAACTTCAGGAAACAGACAAAGCAGAGGTAGAAGTGACCAACGAAGCAGTAGAGAACATCGCGAGCAACGTGAAAAGAAAAGAGAACAAAGAGCCAGCCAATCAAGTCGATCCACACGAAACAGTTCTGCACATAAAGGTAATTCCCCTAGAGGAGCAGGAAGGAAAAGTGTCGGTAGACCATCAATTGTAAAAGGCAGAGGAAACGCAAAATAG
- a CDS encoding peptidoglycan hydrolase, protein MPRLETDKKKSIPTKYLILGIIVSLLVVSSSLVFLIYPFPSTEKVPYVNEKHKIMYKGKIYEKGMVSNGVIYLPVTFIQKEIDSTIALDQETNSIIMTTRDKVIQMPSESLTSFVNGTEVNLEVPAMMTKDKKAYVAYSAIQKYYPFEVSILPKTEAILVTQNGDTILSGKVLSTKSEHELRIRKEASVTSPYFAQVKPGEVVTIEKEVDGYYYVRKQNGIKGFIQKNIVKVHNTETVLIKREETPKYTPTVKWPINLTWEAVYSQNPDIAKLPALEGVNVVSPTWFSIKNESGEVANLGSIEYVNWAKSKNIQVWGLFSNDFNPDLTHEVLKNFETRQTVISQLLQYSEMYQLDGINVDFENVHLEDGKLLTQFMRELTPYMHEAGLTVSMDITFISTSENWSMFYEREQLASIVDYLIVMAYDEHWGTSPVAGSVASFPWVEQNLQALLEVVPHNQVILGIPTYSRIWKEQDTEGGNIEVSSKAYSMDEIEAWIIEKQVTPVYDEKSGQMYAEFRDESEKSTYKVWIEDENSLAKRSQMVHHFNLAGVATWNRYFASDGAWSTIDESLKKRK, encoded by the coding sequence ATGCCTAGATTAGAAACAGATAAGAAGAAATCTATACCAACGAAATACTTGATTCTAGGAATAATTGTATCTTTACTCGTTGTTTCTAGCAGTCTAGTCTTTTTAATATATCCATTTCCATCTACGGAAAAGGTGCCATATGTTAACGAAAAACACAAGATAATGTATAAAGGAAAGATATATGAAAAGGGAATGGTGTCAAACGGTGTAATCTATTTGCCTGTAACCTTTATACAAAAAGAGATAGATTCTACTATTGCTTTAGATCAAGAGACAAATTCAATCATTATGACAACGAGAGATAAAGTAATACAAATGCCTTCTGAGTCCCTTACTTCATTTGTGAATGGTACTGAAGTCAACCTTGAGGTCCCAGCAATGATGACGAAGGATAAAAAAGCGTATGTCGCGTATTCAGCCATACAAAAGTATTATCCGTTTGAAGTGTCAATACTACCTAAAACAGAAGCGATATTAGTTACCCAAAATGGAGATACAATTTTATCAGGTAAAGTACTTTCAACAAAAAGTGAGCATGAACTTCGTATTCGTAAGGAAGCTAGTGTTACTTCACCTTATTTTGCTCAAGTGAAACCAGGTGAAGTTGTGACGATAGAAAAAGAAGTGGATGGGTATTACTACGTTCGAAAACAAAATGGGATAAAGGGTTTTATTCAAAAAAACATCGTAAAAGTACACAATACAGAAACCGTTCTAATAAAAAGAGAAGAGACACCCAAATACACACCTACCGTAAAGTGGCCAATTAACTTAACGTGGGAAGCAGTCTACTCGCAAAATCCAGATATAGCCAAGTTACCTGCCTTAGAGGGAGTTAATGTTGTATCTCCTACTTGGTTTTCTATTAAAAATGAATCAGGAGAAGTAGCGAATCTCGGTTCAATAGAGTATGTGAACTGGGCAAAGTCAAAAAATATTCAAGTCTGGGGATTGTTTTCAAATGATTTCAACCCTGACTTAACACATGAAGTACTAAAAAACTTCGAAACTAGGCAAACAGTAATTAGTCAATTACTTCAATATAGTGAAATGTATCAACTAGACGGGATAAATGTAGATTTTGAGAATGTCCATTTGGAAGATGGCAAGCTCCTTACTCAGTTTATGCGAGAGTTAACACCATATATGCATGAAGCGGGTCTAACCGTTTCAATGGATATTACTTTTATTTCTACAAGCGAGAATTGGTCGATGTTTTACGAGAGAGAACAGCTTGCTAGTATTGTAGACTATTTAATTGTCATGGCGTATGATGAGCATTGGGGTACTTCTCCTGTAGCAGGAAGTGTAGCCAGTTTTCCATGGGTTGAACAAAACTTACAGGCATTACTTGAGGTGGTTCCGCATAACCAAGTTATTTTAGGTATACCAACTTATTCGAGAATATGGAAAGAGCAAGATACGGAAGGTGGAAATATAGAAGTATCTTCTAAGGCCTATTCCATGGATGAGATTGAGGCATGGATCATAGAAAAACAAGTAACCCCCGTATACGATGAAAAATCAGGACAGATGTATGCTGAGTTCCGGGATGAAAGCGAGAAGTCCACGTACAAAGTTTGGATTGAGGACGAAAACTCTCTTGCGAAAAGAAGTCAAATGGTTCACCACTTCAACTTGGCAGGAGTCGCAACATGGAACCGATATTTTGCAAGCGATGGTGCATGGAGTACAATTGATGAATCCTTGAAGAAAAGAAAGTAA
- a CDS encoding DUF502 domain-containing protein, translated as MKFLLRNFAKGLLTIVPIILVIYIVVKLFNFLDSILGNTLKPYMEDDYIPGIGIIMTLALITVLGWLSTKYLTGKLIVLMDRLLERIPLVKTLYSVIKDTFESLLGEKKSFSKVALVTMPNTEMKVIGFVTSEEVESFNSQLKDHIAVYIPQTFQVAGFTFLIHKNDVQILDVQPEDAMKFVLSGGVATSKKK; from the coding sequence ATGAAGTTTTTATTACGCAATTTCGCAAAAGGTTTATTAACGATTGTTCCGATTATTCTCGTCATTTATATTGTTGTGAAGCTTTTTAACTTTTTAGATAGTATTTTAGGCAATACACTAAAACCATATATGGAAGATGACTATATACCAGGTATTGGTATTATCATGACGTTAGCTCTAATTACAGTGCTTGGTTGGCTATCAACGAAATATCTCACTGGAAAACTTATTGTACTAATGGACCGATTGCTTGAAAGAATTCCATTAGTAAAGACGCTATATTCAGTGATTAAAGATACATTCGAATCATTACTTGGGGAGAAAAAATCATTCTCAAAAGTAGCACTCGTGACGATGCCAAATACCGAAATGAAAGTGATTGGATTCGTTACATCCGAAGAAGTTGAGTCTTTTAACTCACAATTAAAAGACCATATAGCTGTATACATCCCACAAACATTTCAAGTTGCAGGCTTCACCTTCTTAATTCATAAAAATGACGTTCAAATTCTAGATGTACAGCCAGAGGATGCTATGAAGTTTGTACTATCAGGAGGGGTTGCTACTTCAAAAAAGAAATAA